The Geminocystis sp. NIES-3708 genomic sequence TCTGAGGTTTTAAACCCGCCGAACTTAATTTTTTAGCATCCTTATTGGCTTGTTTTGTTAGAATAACTTTCCACATTACCAATCAATATCCTGAATATTAATACATTCTTCAATGGGGGTAGATGCTTCTCGATGAATAGATTCTACCATACTGGGAATAGATTGAAGATAGAGGGTTTCTTGGATTTCGTTCCATTCTTGCACGGAAATTAACACTGCCTTAC encodes the following:
- a CDS encoding type II toxin-antitoxin system Phd/YefM family antitoxin translates to METIKINQPQLDFPKIIAEINQKHQPILIEETTGKAVLISVQEWNEIQETLYLQSIPSMVESIHREASTPIEECINIQDIDW